The DNA sequence CATAATTCAGTCATTTGTTAGGGGGAGCCGTGATTGCTAGGTGGGGGATTACAACCTAAACAATTGCTTTGGAAGACATAATTTAACCCATAACACTCTCTAATCCTACTTTTCTCAGAAATTTTGTCATGtgatatttctacatcaattcttGCAATCATACAACTTTGTGGGCTTGTCATGAAGTACATATCCTTGATGGGTACGGTCTTGTAAATTCCTCCTGCCTAATGACCCAATGATCTTTCCCTTAGTCCACCTTTCGACTTCCTTGATCCATAGGTTACATAGAAGTGTGCTTATTTTCCAAAGTTTTACTCTTTTCTAGTTTCAGTCCTTTGTGCTGAAAGAACACACCAAGTATAGTTTTAATTCTTTTCAATTGGATAATTTccaatgaagaaaatgaaaactaaataaaCTGGAGTAAGAATTCAGTGGGAAAATGTTGCCAATAGATTAGACCACTTTGACCACTTTGAAAATAGATTTTCAGTGTGGTCTAAACAACAAAGTACATCATTTTGAAAATAGAGTCAAAATAAAGATGCAAAAAGACCATTAGCAGAATGTaacaaatttaagaatcattGTGGTTGAAGACTCCTGAAATGTGAACTAAAGAAATATACCATCTTCTCAATGAATATGAGAAAAATTTCTAAATCTTAGGAATAAGATGAAATCCACACTCAAGACACATATAGAATTCCAAATAGGCGCCAGCAAAAATCATTctctccaagacacattataatgaaaatgccaaaTACACAGAAGAAGCTTAGAGTGTTAAAAGCCACAAGAAAAATACAGCAGGTCACATTCAGAGGTAAACCCATTTGGATTTcaactgatatctcaacatagacCCTAAAAGCTAGGAGGGCATGGAAAGATAAATGCCAAGTCTTGGAAAAAAAAACCGATTCCAAACAGGATTAGTATAACCAGTAAAATTATCCTTCCCAATAAgcagaaacaaaaataatttgtaaCCATGTAGTCTGCACTGCCAAATGTCCTTGATGGAGTATTTCATGCagagaaaatacataaaaataaaagagatgaaTACAATAGAATAATCCCATTAAAGGATAACCAAGTTTGAATTTAGCATTAGAAATAAATTGAAAtggcaggaaataaaaatcatctttctataataataatgaaagcaaaaatcatattggcagtttggattaaaaaaacaagtaTCAACATGTTGCCTACAAGACACCTTAGAGACAGAGATATGCATGAAAATGGGAAAAGCAAGGAAGCAGGGGTAGCTCCTCTCATgtcaaagtagacttcaagtcaaaatTTGAGGAGACAAAGAAGATTTCTTCAAACTGACGAGGGGAAAATCCAGCAACAAGATATActgattataaatatttatgctccaAACAACTGTGCTTATGCATACAgaaagcaaactcttctcaatataaagaaggaaatagatcaaaatacaaaaaatactgGGGGATTTAAACAAAGCTCTCTAACCATTAGATAAGACATAAAGATTATTTagaactaaaaatatttcaaaaacaatGAATCAAATGGATGTctttatcaataaaatatttcattcattGACAAAGCAATTCActttttaatcacatctgtttgactattcatattttaggagatggagcaaatgttaggaaacacAAATAAAGACAGAGTTATCCTTGCATAGATAATAATGGATGAAATATAATAAAGGAATAATAAAGGAATTCCAGCACCTACAATTGAACATTAAATGCTACACATTTACAAGAGAAATGAATTGTAGAAAAGAAACCTTAGAAAGAAATCAGAATAGAGATATAACAAAAATCTATGTGACAGAGTGAAGacaacttatatttttttaaaattatagaaacccattgttaaaaatttaatttctctTCACAGTCATagatttttgttaacttttttataaaaatttataatataccCACAATACCATAGAGCTAACTAATGTTACACCTCAAGGTCATAGAGAAAATAATCCAATAATGTTACACCTCAAggtcatagagaaaaaaaataatccaaataTCAGTTGAAGACATGCAGAAATCAATGTAACAAACCACATAATTAGAATTCAGGACAAGAATCATAGGATTACATTGATAGATGCAGAAGATGCATTTGTCAAAGGCCACTACCCATTCATTTTTATAACAAGAGAAATTAAGGACAGAAGGAACTTCCCTCAACATCTTAAAGCCTATATATAACAAACcaaaggccaacattattctgaatggagaaaaactgaaaacatttacTCTAAAACCAGGAATAAGGAAAACATGTCCATTCTCCCCTCCCCACTATGATTCAATAGAGACCATTAACTGTATCCAAAGCAATTAGGTAAGACAAAGACATTACCAAAGTAGCTACCAAAGTAGCAGGATAGAAGATCAACACATATAACAGTCAATTTCCTTtactccaataatgaatctgctgcaAAAATGTTCCATAActtcaaaaaattagaaaaattagaaataaatgtaaCCAAGGAGGTGACAGACCTCTTGGTTACAGACCTCTACACAAGGATGACAGTTTAACATAGCAAAAATTTCTGACCCCAAAGGGCAAGAGCCGGAAGCTGGTGTCAGTGTAGCTCCTGGTGCCAGCCCAGTGCACATGTGAGAGAAACCATGTGCCCAAGCTGTCACCTTGGACAAGCCTAGTAATAGAATCCAAAGGTAAGAGAAAATCCATGTGGGTGCACCTTGCCTTAATGCATAATTGCATCCATAAGATGAACTGACCCTCCAGTCCTGAAATCCGGAGTACTCCGTGTCCCTTATCTTTAGCAACAGTCATGACAATTTTGAGTGAGGCGGCTGCATGGCAGGTGCTGAGGCACCCAGCCACTGCTGTACTGGCCAACTCTTCCCTACCTGCCCTACACACAGTATCATTATGATGCCCTGGAACACTGAGGTCTTCCATGCCTTCTTGGAGGTATTCCTCCTGACCATGGTCACCAGCTAAAGGTCATGTCTACAGTGGCTCAATGggagagactccatggacactgggagactccatggacacggGATCAACAGAAGCCAGCCTGTACTAGGTGAAAGCAAGTGAATGTTCTACACTGGCTCAAGACAAGTGAGTCGCCATCTATTCTAAGGGCAAGGCAGTCCAGTACACTGGAGAGGGAGGCACGGTGGTCCAGGCCTGGGAGATGATGGCTGGTGGGACCTGACCCACCCTGAGGACCCTCCTTTCTTTGAGTCAGAGCACTTTTCAATTTTGCAACACAAATTTTATTATACAATTTGTCCAAAATCAATGTTATCAAAAAACATGTCAGAGGAATGGGAGAAGGGAAAGGGGCAGGGCAGGGTGAAGTGTCCCAGGCAGAACAGTCTCTGGTGTCTTCTGCAGGTGGGGGCAGAGGAATCGCAGGCTGTCCACTGGTCCTGTCTGGCTCAGCTCTCCACTTTCTTGGAGCCACAGAAGGTCTACTGATCCGGCTCCGGCTCCGGCTCGCTTCTCCTGCGAACCCTTGGAAACACTCTATTGCGGGCACGTGGCATGCAACAGCACAGTCTTTGGACACAGTTAAGGATCCTCCTAGTCCAGCTCTTCCTGGGTTCTCGGGGTTCCTCTGGGGCTACATCTTGGGCCGAACTGCTGCGGACGGTCTCTACTAACCTGAGCAGGCGCTTCCAGCGGTTGGGCAAGTAGGACACCGAGTCAGACTGGGAGGCTTCGTCAGGAGGCGGGGCCTCAGCAGGCTGCAAGTCCAGAGGAAGAGCAGGCAGGCTGGCCCTTCTGATGCCCACCTGCCCTGGCTGTTTGGCTTCCTCGGGCAGCTGGTGCTTATGGGGCAAGGGCAAGGCTTGAAGGGCAGGCTCACTCGTGCTCCTCCTTGGGAGCACAGGGCCACGGGAAAGGCCCGCAGGACAAGAGGAAAGCCTAACCCTGCGAGGCACAGGCTTCCCTGGGTACATGCACTCTACCCGCTGGCTTTTCTGGTGCTGCAGAATCAAGTAGTTGGCCATCCTTGCATCAAACTTTCTCTTGGCCACAGACACCCAGGTTTGGTATGGATCGAGACCATTGTCAACCAGGAGCGCCATTATTTGGGGGTCTGGGTGTTTGGGAAGAGCCTCACTATGCTGTTGGGGTACACGCTCCCCACCCTGCTTCAGCCATGGGTGCCGAGAGATTTGCTTGACTGTGGGCCGCTTCGGGGGCTGCACAGTCAGTATGCTGTGGATGAGCCTTCGGGCTCTGACAGGCACTGAGTCAGGGACATCGTACCTTGCGTGAGTGATCCGCATCAGCAGGTCCTCATAGGACGTGGAGTCAAATGGGAGGCTCCGTGTCAACATAAAATACAAGATGACCCCCAGGCTCCAGACGTCCACCGGGGGTCCCTCATACTCGTGCCGCAAGACACCTTCAGGGGCAAGGTATGGGAGTGTGCCCCAGATCCGCCTCAGCTTCTCCCCAGCCCTGAACCACGTGGCGGCACCAAAGTCGATCAGCTTGACGGTGCCTCTGGTATCCAGCATGATGTTCTCTGGCTTCAGGTCTCGGTGCACGATGCCCTGGTCATGGAGGTAGCCCACGGCACACACGATCTGCCTGAAAACCCTCCGGACCTCCTCCACCTGCATGCCACGTCTGATGTGCTCAAGCAGTTGTCCCCCACCTACGTGCTCCATCACCATGTAGACGGTGCTCTCGGTGCCAATCACGTGAAACAGCTGGACCACGTTGGGGTGCTCCAGACTCATCATTATCTGGGGTTCGTTGAAGGCTGGAATGTTCTGCACTTCCAGTGCCAGGGCTTTCACTGCCACCTGTGCCCCTGAGAGGCGATGGAGGGCTAGGCTCACCTGGCCATACCCACCACGCCCGATGACCTTCATGAACTCATAGTGCTCCATGAAGGCTGCCACACTGCAGGAACCTGGCACCTGCAGTGCTGCTACACTACTCTCACTACTCTCACTACTCGGGCTAAACATCCTAAGCAGGAACACCAACTAAGGATGCtagcttaaaaacaaaataacaagccaaaacaacaaagcaaaaccaaaaaccaaaaacaaagcaaaataacaaacccaaatcaaaaaaccaaaagccaaacacCACAGCACCACCAACCACCAACCACCAACCACCAACCACCAAATACCAACCACCAACCACCAAACGCACTATCTATCTGGGAGTCCGACAGGTCACCACCAAGAGCTTCCTGTACTTGTGGACAAAAACCCAGCCCTGGCCACTTTCTTATATACCCGCTGTTTGAAGCTTCCTCACAATGGCTCCTTGTGAGGAAAGAGCAAGAAAAGGACCAACCATGCCTGGTCTAAACCCTCAGTGGTCATCTCCCTTTGGGGCCTCCAGAACTGTTTCCATGTCACAACAAGAATACAAATGGACTCcagacatacatatatatatatatttggttcagTTGGTTATGGAGACTGATATTTACTTGTTTACAAATTCAAAGGACTTGTCATTTCAATTCTAAACATTTCTAATAATTCTGGGCTTCTGAAGACCTTATCATATCTACACTCAAGGtattcaatttctttttcttccaaatCATTGGTGTCAAAATATAATAGCACTTGGCTCCCATTATGATACTGAAACAACATGATCTGTTCCCTAAGCACAGTCTTAACACCTATGGGGCTAAGAGGGAGGAAGGCTTCATCCTAATTGCCCCATATAGTCCTGCTGGGGAATTCTCATTGGAAACTCTGGAATTCAAAAAAGAGTGGGTTGATATATTCAAAGTGATTAAAAACGAAATATGGGCGCCAAGAATCCTAAAACTGGCAAAAGTGTCCTTCCCACAGAGAGAAGAAATGGAGGTCTTCCCAGATGAAGGAGTCTCTTCCTGCTGCTGTAATAAAATACCTTGGAATGGGTAATTAATTGGTAGTATTTCACTTCTCCCAGTTCAAGGTCAGAACATTTTGTGGCCATATCCTCACATGATGAAAGGGGAAGAAGTTTTGACCTCAATCCCtcaagcatttatttatttatttggctgaGGGGACATACTGGTGATTGATCCCAGGGTCTCAAACATATCAGTCAAATTCTCtaacactgaggtacatccccagccacttatttatttatatatttattttgagtcaaaattttgctaagttgctcaggctgggctTGAATGTGTGATCGTTCAGCCTCAGTAAACAGAGTACATAGGCTTACAGTGTGTTATACTTTGGGCATAAGTCCCCCGACCCCCACACTCCTATATCCATGCAGAAATAGTGATAAAATTATTGGAATGTGGAGCCTATAACCTAACTGGAGTGTCCAAGTTTCAGTTCAGGGTGTAACTGAGGGCAGGTGGGGTGCGGCTGGAGGAGCTAGGTCACTGTGGTCATGCCAGGAGAGCTCCTGCTTTTCTgtgatcccttcctgtctctctgcttTCTCACTGCCATGAGAGgaacagctttcctccactgggcCTTTCCCTCATAGTGTACTGactcaccttggacccagagaattggagttggccatctatggactgagcccTTGGGATCATATGCCCATCCTCTAGTTTGTTTTTATCAGAGGCTTTGGTTAGAGTGAAA is a window from the Callospermophilus lateralis isolate mCalLat2 chromosome 12, mCalLat2.hap1, whole genome shotgun sequence genome containing:
- the LOC143411471 gene encoding sperm motility kinase 2B-like; protein product: MFSPSSESSESSVAALQVPGSCSVAAFMEHYEFMKVIGRGGYGQVSLALHRLSGAQVAVKALALEVQNIPAFNEPQIMMSLEHPNVVQLFHVIGTESTVYMVMEHVGGGQLLEHIRRGMQVEEVRRVFRQIVCAVGYLHDQGIVHRDLKPENIMLDTRGTVKLIDFGAATWFRAGEKLRRIWGTLPYLAPEGVLRHEYEGPPVDVWSLGVILYFMLTRSLPFDSTSYEDLLMRITHARYDVPDSVPVRARRLIHSILTVQPPKRPTVKQISRHPWLKQGGERVPQQHSEALPKHPDPQIMALLVDNGLDPYQTWVSVAKRKFDARMANYLILQHQKSQRVECMYPGKPVPRRVRLSSCPAGLSRGPVLPRRSTSEPALQALPLPHKHQLPEEAKQPGQVGIRRASLPALPLDLQPAEAPPPDEASQSDSVSYLPNRWKRLLRLVETVRSSSAQDVAPEEPREPRKSWTRRILNCVQRLCCCMPRARNRVFPRVRRRSEPEPEPDQ